AACATTTCAGTAAAACTAAGGCGAGAGCTGGATACTCTTCTAAAAGTTTCTGTACTAAATATTAATGGCGAATATTTTCGGTGGTAGTTTGAAATTGAATAAATAATATCGGTCTCCATTGTATCTTTCCAAATCCATCAAAGTAACTGGAAACCACCACTACAGCATCCTAGTCATTTTTACCCTACTATTTACATATTTGAAGCAGCATACATTATACAGCATAAGATACCAAGTTAAACCTCAGCAGGTACCATGAACGGCATTACCAAATCATCATTTTCTGAGGATTTTTAAACACTTCAAAAGCAAAATCGGAATAATGTTCTcctattttataaaacattcaTTCACAGACTGTCTATAACAGTgatttagtaaaaaataaatacctttaatGTACGAGTAGCACTTTTTCctctgagaaaactggaacTGCAAATCAACGTCAGCAAACGCGGATGACGTCAATGTACAACACGCGAAGAAGGACAAACTACACTAAAAACAACCTGACAACGCTTGTGCAGAAATTAAAATCCACTACTACAGTAGTCGAAGCGATAGTACTGATAATACAAGTTAAAGCCCTCTTAAGAGTTATTTCTCATTACTTAATTACAGTTCCATTCCTATAGTACGCATCTGGTTGGGATGGGTTTCTAGACTTAAACTTTACCTTAATTGACCAAAGGACAATAACTGAAGAAATGTTTCAGAAGTATATTATTGtaaattttatgttatttttactGCTTGTATAATTTGTAGTAATACGATAAAGCTTTAGCTTTAGTCATGCAATATTGTATTTAAGAGTCAACTTAGTTACTATCCAGAACAAATTAGTAGCTGCTGGTAGGCGTTGTGAATTTAATGCACACGATTAGTAAACGACGGTATTATTCATCTCACCAAAGCGTTTAGTGCACAATTTTGAGGTCCACGTCATTAGTTTTCAATCCATTTTTACAATCCCGTCCTGATTCGAAATGTCCCTTTGAACGCGGAGTGCAGTCGTGGTCAACCTAAAATTACAGTCAGTAAAGTAAAAGTTTGCGATTTTATTTAATGACGAACAAACCAGACATAAAAATCGAGCCTGGGCCACCCAGTTGGAGGATGCGTTGTGAGTATTGGTGGGTAGTTTTAGGGTCTAAAATGATCACAATGATTTAAAAGCGAAATAACCTAGCAAAAGTGGCTTGGATATTGCTATACGATATGTCTGCACAcactaaaatgaaaaactgcTGCAGAATCAGAGCCCGGCACAAGCATATCAGCACAGACCCCTACGTGTTGTGGGCGGTGCGGCCGGTTACGTCACGAACCATTGTGTTACAAAATCCGGGTGTCGGCGGAAGGAGGGAAGGAGAAGGTTCTGGAACTTCGTTGCCAGggtggaggaggggggagaGTCCAACTTTAATTTGTAAGTCGATTAAACCAAAGGTTTATAGCGCACGTACAGTTTTCTTGAAGTGTATATTCTAATAGGAAACGTGTGGTGTAACGCTCCGCGTTTTGGATTCCTTGGGAAAAGTGCCTGAATTATAAAGTGTGAGTATACTTGTTCCGTTCGCAGTTACAGTAGGTACATTTGAGATGACAGTGACATATATTCTTTGTATATGCTTAATTCTAAGTGTGAgtattacatttacagtattaatgacattttaataaaataatattacaaatgGGCAGGGTGTATGGCTAGTGTCTTTATGGCCCtcttctaaaatgtttaaatttcttCTATTCTTAGCGCAAGTGTTGtacatattttgaattttaatgtCCGTTTTAAACTCCTAGGTGTCTTTAAGCAAATCGGGTTAGAGAGAGCGGTCCGGGTGGGAGGTGGAGGTGGTGGGGTTGATGTTGTTGCGCAAGAGGGTTCTCGAAGGTTTTTCAAGGTAAATTAGTCCCCTCTCTCGCGTTGCGCGTTATGTCCAGGCGTGGAAAGCTGTTTCTTCCGGGCTCTAGAAATCTTAAATACAGTACGAGGTCACATATGTCACTGTCGCTTAGTAACTGCCCGACGGGTAGAATTCACCAGATTTCCATCGGCTGATGGGAGTCTAGACCCAGGTCGTCAGGAAACCCAGGGATGACGAACTACCTGCGGACAGTCCGAGTTGAATTGTGCTCTCACATGGTTATCCATGTACAGTAAACTTGTGGTTATCTGGAAGATTTGCTAATGCAAAGCAAAGAGCTCGTTATGTGCCTTGGAGAGGTTATGAAAATTGTTTCGCAACAGATTCCTCCCTGTTTGTTTGCATATGAAGTAAGGCTGTGTTCATTGTCTGCATGGTGGGCTTATTCTGCTCTtgttagtttttgttttcatggtACAAACCTTCCTACCCTGCCTGCATGTATATAAAGATGAACAGGTGTGCAGAATCAACTGTAAATCCCACATCCAGTTTAGGAGACTATTTGATATCAGTgttgattaattatttaaatcgCTGCAGACTTTATtgtgcacgttttctccataCAGTGCATTGTCAGTATTATCAAATTGTATAACAGACCAGTAGCTAGGATTTGGATTGATGCACTAAATGTGGGCTTACATAGTTGAAAATCCCAGACTGCACATTTTTATAACACAGTGTggaaataatcatttttaagGGCTGTATAAATCTACTGATATACATTTCTGATGCAGGAAATGTGCCACATTTTCCTCTTCTGCAGATCCTGCACAGTAAGGCAGCAATGGTGAAAGAAACCGGGTATTATGACGTGCTGGGTGTTAAACCCAATGCCAGTGCTGACGAGCTGAAAAAAGCCTACAGGAAGCTGGCGCTGAAGTATCACCCAGATAAGAACCCGAACGAAGGAGAGAAGGTGGGTGGATGTGATGTACAAACACTTTTCTTGAAGACTCTTAGAAAAGTGATGCTAGCTGTCCATCTGTCAGAAGATTCTTTGTcccagtcagctgtccaagacTGGTATTGGCAGCAAGCGCCTCCGTTTGCAGCCCATTTCAAGTGTGGGAGTGTCCCACAAACCTCCAGAAGATGTTAAAGCACTGCAGTGGAGTCTCCTCGTGTAATGTCAGGCTGTTTGCCCAACCTAATCTTGTATTTTCAGGACATGCAAGGTCAAGCTCATTAAAGataatattgttttgtttaacTTTGAAGAAAGTATGGCTGCAAGTTGTTCCAAACAGCTGAATCTGAGATCAGATTGCTGTACCAAGGGGCCTAGGTTGAGAGTACACTTCTATTGCAGGGCCACTAGATGTCCTGATTTTGCCAGTGCAATAATCTGAACTTTAAGGATCTGAGGTAGTTAAGTCTGTTTTAAAAGGAGTCCAGTGTTCATCTGCCAGTCGGTGCAGTAAGAGTCCCTGGTATCTCAATATTTTACAGTACTGTTGTTCCATACTTATTGTGATTCTAGCTGCCATTTAGTTTACATAAGTAATTACACATCAAAATGTCAGGGCAAATGTCAATGAATGAGCAAACTGTTCCTTCTTTGTAGaaatacaaagtaaaaacatttgtattgGTAGGCACAAAGTGATGTCGTcgccatttttttttgtgtgcatctGTACAGTTCAAACAGATTTCCCAGGCATATGAAGTTCTGTCAGATTCCAAAAAGAGAGAGCTGTATGACCGTGGAGGTGAACAGGCCATCAAAGAGGGAGGAATGGGCGGCGGTGGATTCGGCTCGCCAATGGACATCTTTGACATGTTCTTCGGGGGAGGCGGAAGAATgcacagggagaggagaggtaCTTGTCTCGGGTTGCTGCTTGCCATGTAGTATGTAAGACTGAAGATCATATAAAGCTAATTATCACCTAAAGCCCTTTTACTTATTGCATACTTTCTTTGTACCTTCGGTCATGGGTGAAACAATGGTGCTCAGATGCTTAGTTGAAGTGAATTCTCAATGAATTTGTAAGGGTCAGGATTGCACTGTTGGGTTGCTAAAGCTAACTGTTCACCTTGACAGGGAAAAATGTGGTTCATCAGCTGACGGTTTCTTTGGAAGACCTCTATAACGGAGCCACAAGGAAGCTTGCTGTGCAGAAGAATGTCATCTGTGACAGATGTGAAGGTAGGCGCACGTTGGGCAGGCGCGGTGGGACGTGTGGGATTCTTGCATGGTGCAGACCAGCTGTTGGACTGGTGTGTCCCGCTCTGTGTTTCAGGACgcgggggcaggagaggggtaGTGGAGTGCTGCCCCATGTGCCGCGGGTCAGGCATGCAGGTGCGGCTCCACCAGATTGGGCCAGGGATGGTGCAGCAGATCTCCACGATATGTGTGGGCTGCCAAGGCCAGGGCCAGCGCATCAGCCAGAAAGACCGGTGCAAGGCCTGCAATGCAAGGAAGATCGTGCGGCAGAAGAAGATCCTGGAAGTGCACATCGACAAAGGTATGACTTTGAGTAGAAGCTTGAGGGTATCGAGTCTTCAGATTTTCACGATTACTGTGAATTTATAGTGTGATGCAGCTTGTACCCGAGAGTCATGTAACATGCACCTGAAGGCTTTCTTTGACTTCACAAACAACATAGGCTCATGAGTTGTTTACTCCTCTGAGCTaatcttttcttcacttttatAGACACGGGTGCTAATTGTGTCTGTATTTTATCCTTTCCTTTATCCTGTATAATATAGTGCAACTTGCATTTAGGCGCGTCTTTTATTGCAAGGAAGGTGTGTTGAAAGTATGACATGGGAGAGCCTATGACCTTGTCAGCGTCCAATAGCAGACAGACCTACCTGCTGCCAGTGGATGGAAATGCTAGTAGAGCTGCTCCAGTTGTTCCCTAAGGTAAAGGTGAATTGTTCATCTATTTTGCAGATGGAGAACTTGGTTACACATTTTAGAAATGGCGGTTTCCCCACCCCGCCTGCCAGCCTCCGTTATGTTGGAGAGTAGTTAGATACAGCTTTCAGGGTTGCTTATCCAGCATAGCTAAGATGTGAAATTTGTGGCTGCATTctactaatattaatataagtAAAGTGGATGCTTCAACAACTGACACCTCTGTAACTAGTCCTCTTGCATCACATTAGTGTTTTGGTGTTGAAAACGTTGGAATCTGCTTGAATGGGTGTAACAACCCTTCTAACCTATGTCCAAGTCTTAAACATTGTTTAAACATCTGCCACAATTTGTTGTGGCAGTAAGAAGTGTAACACTCAGACTAAGATTTAAACTCTTCAATTTTTATAGTTGAAGTGGGACCTAATGTCCCCTTTTATTAAGTAAATgtgtgcaaaaaatattttagtatcACTAATCATAAAGCTTAGAAGTTTTGGGAAAGCTAGTAAAACAAATCCTTTTCCAATGAGTGCTCCCATTTTAATAGACCCAAGTACTCACTGGCCACAATGCTGGAAACCatcactgaatgtttttttgagCAGCAATACCAGCTTGAATGTGCTATGGTATCCATTGCATGAGGTTCTGTAATGTATGCAATGtagttgttttgtgttttttttttagcaggaTTACCTTGGTGAAGCGTGTGATAATTCATAGCACTGAACTGCATCTTGGTAGTACTGAGATCTGAGGATTGTTTTGTATAGTAGTGGTGTTGGAAGTGTAACATTATTGTCTCTTCTTTTACCTTTAAGTAGTCTAGTATTTTGGCAATTGGGTGTCTTATCTTATCTAAGTAAATAAGCTTTATCTTAAATGGACATGTCCAACCTGTGAATTCTGATAGCCATAAAGGATGAGACATTAACTATTGTAAAATGAATTCCAAGGAAAGTGCCTTGTGTGTGGAATGTAGCAGCACAGAATCATACAAT
Above is a genomic segment from Lepisosteus oculatus isolate fLepOcu1 chromosome 1, fLepOcu1.hap2, whole genome shotgun sequence containing:
- the dnaja1 gene encoding dnaJ homolog subfamily A member 1 isoform X2 encodes the protein MVKETGYYDVLGVKPNASADELKKAYRKLALKYHPDKNPNEGEKFKQISQAYEVLSDSKKRELYDRGGEQAIKEGGMGGGGFGSPMDIFDMFFGGGGRMHRERRGKNVVHQLTVSLEDLYNGATRKLAVQKNVICDRCEGRGGRRGVVECCPMCRGSGMQVRLHQIGPGMVQQISTICVGCQGQGQRISQKDRCKACNARKIVRQKKILEVHIDKGMKDGQKITFHGEGDQEPGLEPGDIIIVLDQKVHPVYTRQGEDLIMNLEIKLVEALCGFQKPIKTLDDRILLLTSHPGEVIRPGDRKCIMNEGMPFHRRPFEKGRLIVLFTVNFPEENFLPLDKLTQLERYLPEREETDDTENMDDLYIYADLEDCDLSQERPHFDDDEYHSSGGVQCQTS
- the dnaja1 gene encoding dnaJ homolog subfamily A member 1 isoform X1, yielding MQSKELVMCLGEVMKIVSQQIPPCLFAYEILHSKAAMVKETGYYDVLGVKPNASADELKKAYRKLALKYHPDKNPNEGEKFKQISQAYEVLSDSKKRELYDRGGEQAIKEGGMGGGGFGSPMDIFDMFFGGGGRMHRERRGKNVVHQLTVSLEDLYNGATRKLAVQKNVICDRCEGRGGRRGVVECCPMCRGSGMQVRLHQIGPGMVQQISTICVGCQGQGQRISQKDRCKACNARKIVRQKKILEVHIDKGMKDGQKITFHGEGDQEPGLEPGDIIIVLDQKVHPVYTRQGEDLIMNLEIKLVEALCGFQKPIKTLDDRILLLTSHPGEVIRPGDRKCIMNEGMPFHRRPFEKGRLIVLFTVNFPEENFLPLDKLTQLERYLPEREETDDTENMDDLYIYADLEDCDLSQERPHFDDDEYHSSGGVQCQTS